One region of Mycobacterium riyadhense genomic DNA includes:
- a CDS encoding TetR/AcrR family transcriptional regulator, whose translation MRSADLTAAARIRDAAIEQFGQHGFGVGLRTIAEAAGVSAALVIHHFGSKDGLRKACDDYIAEEIRSTKAETLRSNDPATWFAAMAEIESYAPMMTYLVRSMQSGGDLAKMLWHKMIDNAEEYMDEGVRAGTIKPSRDPHARARYLAITGGGGFLLYLQMHDTPTDLKAVLRDYSRDMMLPALEVYTEGLMADRTMYDAFLATDGSVENQGESRVS comes from the coding sequence ATGCGTTCAGCCGATCTGACCGCCGCTGCCCGAATCCGCGACGCGGCCATTGAGCAGTTCGGACAGCACGGCTTCGGTGTCGGGCTCCGCACGATCGCCGAAGCCGCGGGGGTGAGCGCCGCGTTGGTCATCCACCACTTCGGCTCCAAGGACGGCCTGCGCAAAGCTTGTGACGACTACATCGCCGAAGAGATCCGCAGCACCAAGGCCGAGACCCTGCGATCCAACGATCCGGCCACCTGGTTCGCGGCCATGGCCGAGATCGAGTCCTACGCCCCGATGATGACCTACCTGGTTCGCAGCATGCAATCCGGCGGCGATCTGGCGAAGATGTTGTGGCACAAGATGATTGATAACGCCGAAGAGTACATGGACGAAGGCGTGCGGGCCGGCACCATCAAGCCCAGCCGGGACCCGCACGCCAGGGCCCGGTATCTGGCGATCACCGGCGGAGGGGGCTTTCTGCTGTACCTGCAAATGCATGACACCCCAACCGATCTGAAGGCCGTGTTGCGCGATTACTCCCGCGACATGATGCTGCCCGCCCTCGAGGTCTATACCGAAGGCTTGATGGCGGACCGCACTATGTACGACGCCTTCCTTGCAACAGATGGTTCCGTCGAGAATCAAGGAGAATCACGTGTCAGTTGA
- the glgC gene encoding glucose-1-phosphate adenylyltransferase → MREVPHVLGIVLAGGEGKRLYPLTADRAKPAVPFGGAYRLIDFVLSNLVNARYLRICVLTQYKSHSLDRHISQNWRLSGLAGEYITPVPAQQRLGPRWYTGSADAIYQSLNLIYDEDPDYIVVFGADHVYRMDPEQMVRFHIDSGAGATVAGIRVPRSDASAFGCIDADESGRIRRFVEKPLEPPGTPDDPDTTFVSMGNYIFTTKVLIDAIRADADDDHSDHDMGGDIIPGLVADGMAAVYDFNDNEVPGATDRDRAYWRDVGTLDAFYDAHMDLVSVHPVFNLYNKRWPIRGESENLAPAKFVNGGSAQESVVGAGSIISAASVRNSVLSSNVVVDDGAIVEGSVIMPGARVGRGAVVRHAILDKNVVVGPGEMVGVDLEKDRERFAISAGGVVAVGKGVWI, encoded by the coding sequence ATGAGGGAAGTGCCACACGTGCTGGGCATCGTTTTGGCCGGCGGTGAGGGCAAGCGGCTTTATCCGTTGACTGCGGACCGGGCCAAACCCGCGGTTCCCTTTGGCGGCGCCTATCGGCTCATTGATTTCGTGCTCTCCAATCTCGTCAATGCCCGGTATCTGAGGATCTGCGTTCTCACTCAATACAAGTCGCATTCGCTGGACCGCCATATTTCGCAGAACTGGCGGTTGTCGGGTTTGGCCGGTGAGTACATCACCCCGGTGCCGGCACAGCAACGCCTTGGCCCGCGCTGGTACACCGGCTCCGCCGACGCGATCTATCAATCGCTCAATTTGATCTACGACGAAGATCCTGACTACATAGTGGTTTTCGGCGCCGATCACGTATATCGGATGGACCCCGAGCAGATGGTGCGGTTCCACATCGACAGCGGGGCTGGTGCGACGGTGGCCGGGATCCGAGTCCCGCGTAGCGATGCGAGCGCTTTCGGTTGCATCGACGCCGACGAATCGGGCCGTATTCGACGTTTCGTAGAGAAGCCCCTGGAGCCCCCCGGAACCCCCGACGACCCCGACACCACATTCGTGTCGATGGGCAACTACATCTTCACCACCAAGGTGTTGATCGATGCGATTCGCGCAGACGCCGATGACGACCACTCCGATCACGACATGGGCGGCGACATCATCCCGGGTCTGGTGGCCGACGGGATGGCCGCGGTCTACGACTTCAACGACAACGAGGTGCCCGGGGCCACCGACCGCGACCGGGCCTATTGGCGTGACGTTGGGACGCTGGACGCGTTTTACGACGCGCATATGGACCTGGTGTCGGTGCACCCGGTGTTCAACCTGTACAACAAGCGGTGGCCGATCCGCGGCGAGTCCGAGAATCTGGCGCCGGCGAAGTTCGTCAATGGCGGCTCCGCTCAGGAGTCGGTGGTTGGTGCCGGCAGCATCATTTCGGCGGCCTCGGTGCGCAACTCGGTACTGTCGTCCAATGTGGTGGTCGACGACGGCGCGATTGTGGAGGGCAGTGTGATCATGCCGGGTGCTCGGGTCGGCCGCGGCGCCGTGGTGCGCCACGCGATCCTGGACAAGAACGTTGTCGTCGGGCCCGGCGAGATGGTCGGAGTTGATCTGGAGAAGGACCGGGAACGCTTCGCGATCAGTGCCGGAGGTGTGGTCGCGGTGGGCAAGGGCGTCTGGATTTAA
- a CDS encoding ABC transporter ATP-binding protein, producing MSVDNTPIDIRGLTKNFGAVRALDGLDLTVREGEVHGFLGPNGAGKSTTIRVLLGVVKADSGIARLLGGDPWTDAVELHRQIAYVPGDVTLWPSLTGGETIDLLARMRGGIDETRRGELIERFELDPRKKVRAYSKGNRQKVSLVSAFSSRARLLLLDEPSSGLDPLMENVFQLCVAEARDRGVTVLLSSHILAETEALCERVTIIQAGRTVESGSLESMRHLSRTSIKAEMIGDPGDLTRIKGVEDITVDGNTLRAQVDSESLGELIRVLGHAGVRSLVSQPPTLEELFLRHYSTNGQKEVPAI from the coding sequence GTGTCAGTTGACAACACACCCATCGACATCCGCGGTCTGACGAAGAACTTCGGCGCGGTCCGGGCACTCGACGGCCTCGACTTGACAGTGCGCGAAGGTGAGGTACATGGCTTCCTGGGCCCCAACGGTGCCGGCAAGTCGACAACCATCCGCGTGCTGTTGGGCGTGGTCAAGGCTGACAGCGGAATCGCGCGACTACTGGGCGGCGACCCGTGGACCGACGCCGTAGAGCTGCACCGTCAGATCGCCTACGTCCCAGGCGATGTCACCCTGTGGCCCTCACTGACCGGCGGCGAAACCATCGATCTGCTGGCCCGCATGCGGGGCGGCATTGACGAGACACGCCGAGGCGAGCTCATCGAGCGCTTCGAGCTCGATCCGCGCAAAAAGGTGCGAGCCTACTCGAAAGGCAACCGCCAAAAGGTGTCCTTGGTTTCCGCGTTCTCCTCACGAGCCAGGCTGCTGCTGTTGGATGAGCCAAGCAGCGGATTAGACCCATTGATGGAGAACGTGTTTCAGCTATGCGTCGCGGAAGCACGCGACCGCGGTGTCACCGTCCTGCTGTCCAGCCACATCCTGGCTGAGACGGAGGCGCTGTGCGAACGGGTGACCATCATCCAAGCCGGCAGGACCGTCGAAAGCGGATCTCTGGAATCCATGCGGCATCTGAGCCGCACGTCGATCAAGGCCGAAATGATCGGTGACCCAGGAGATCTCACTCGGATCAAGGGGGTCGAGGACATCACCGTTGACGGCAACACGCTACGTGCTCAGGTCGACAGCGAAAGTCTCGGCGAGCTCATCCGGGTGCTCGGTCACGCCGGTGTGCGCAGCCTGGTCAGCCAGCCTCCCACCCTTGAAGAGCTGTTCCTGCGCCACTACAGCACCAACGGCCAAAAGGAGGTGCCGGCAATATGA
- a CDS encoding methyltransferase family protein has product MKIGFKTLIWTVCGLVVFGAVLFWPAGTFNYWQAWVFLAVFVVATIAPSLYLARTDPAALQRRMRSGPFAEGRTVQKLIIIGAFLGFFAMMVVSAFDRRFGWSSVPTPVCVIGDVLVATGLGVAMLVVIQNSYAAATVTVEAGQKLATDGLYKLVRHPMYLGNVVLMTGIPLALGSYWALLILVPGVLVLVFRILDEEKLLTEELVGYREYRQRVRYRLVPYVW; this is encoded by the coding sequence ATGAAAATTGGATTCAAGACGTTGATATGGACCGTGTGTGGACTTGTCGTATTCGGCGCTGTCCTATTCTGGCCGGCCGGCACGTTCAACTATTGGCAGGCATGGGTTTTCCTTGCCGTGTTCGTCGTCGCCACGATTGCCCCCAGCCTCTATTTGGCTCGGACTGATCCGGCGGCACTACAGCGGCGGATGCGTAGCGGGCCATTCGCGGAAGGCCGAACCGTTCAGAAGCTCATCATCATCGGCGCGTTTCTGGGGTTCTTCGCAATGATGGTGGTGAGCGCTTTCGACCGTCGCTTTGGTTGGTCGTCAGTGCCGACGCCGGTGTGCGTGATCGGCGACGTCTTGGTGGCGACCGGCCTTGGCGTCGCCATGCTGGTGGTCATCCAGAACAGCTATGCCGCCGCCACGGTCACGGTGGAGGCGGGCCAGAAGCTGGCCACCGACGGTCTGTACAAGCTTGTGCGGCACCCGATGTACTTGGGGAACGTGGTCTTGATGACGGGCATACCGTTAGCACTGGGCTCCTACTGGGCACTGCTAATCCTGGTCCCCGGCGTACTGGTGCTGGTGTTCCGCATCCTCGACGAGGAGAAGCTACTTACCGAAGAACTGGTCGGATACCGCGAATACCGGCAGCGGGTGCGCTATCGGTTGGTGCCATACGTGTGGTAG
- a CDS encoding ABC transporter permease, with amino-acid sequence MSTAILDRPGPAQHPAPQRGSHFVGTLGLLRLYVRRDRVALPLWVMLLSVPLATVYIKSIETVYPDQAARAGAAAAIMASPAQRALYGQVYNDSLGAVGIWKAGMFHLLIAVAVILTVIRHTRADEETGRAELIDSTVVGRYANLTAALLLSFGASVATGAIGAAGLLTTNVAPAGSLAFGAALAASGLVFAAVAAVAAQLSPSARVTRGVAFAVLGTAFTLRAIGDAGSGTLSWFSPLGWSLQVRPYAGDRWWVLLLHLAMTAVLTVLAYRLRAGRDVGAGLIAERAGAGTAAPTLSEAFGLAWRLDRGALLLWTVGLCLYGLVMGSVVHGIDNQLGDSTAVRDIVTRMGGSSALEQAFVALAFTMIGMVAAAFAVSLTLRLHQEETGLRAETLLAGAVSRTRWLSSHLVMALAGSAAAILVSGVTAGLAYGAAAGDVGGRLPTVVGAAAVQLPAVWLLAAVTVGLFGVVPRFAPVAWGVLVSFIALYLLGSLSGFPQWLLNLEPFAHTPRVGGGDFTAIPLLWLLAIDVVLIVMGAIAFRRRDLRC; translated from the coding sequence ATGAGCACCGCAATCCTGGATCGCCCAGGCCCCGCGCAACACCCTGCGCCGCAACGTGGTTCGCACTTCGTAGGCACGCTCGGGCTGCTGCGGCTCTACGTGCGCCGCGACCGGGTTGCGTTGCCGCTGTGGGTGATGTTGCTGTCGGTGCCGTTGGCCACCGTCTACATCAAAAGCATCGAAACGGTTTACCCCGACCAGGCCGCCCGCGCGGGAGCCGCGGCCGCCATCATGGCCAGCCCGGCCCAGCGTGCGCTGTACGGGCAGGTCTACAACGACAGCCTTGGGGCGGTTGGAATCTGGAAGGCCGGGATGTTCCACCTACTCATCGCGGTAGCAGTCATTCTCACCGTAATCCGGCATACTCGCGCCGACGAGGAGACCGGTCGTGCCGAGCTGATCGACTCCACGGTCGTCGGACGGTATGCCAACCTCACCGCAGCGCTGTTGCTGTCGTTTGGGGCCTCGGTCGCCACCGGCGCAATCGGTGCGGCCGGGCTGCTGACTACCAACGTGGCTCCGGCCGGATCGCTTGCGTTCGGCGCGGCGCTGGCCGCCTCCGGTCTGGTGTTCGCGGCCGTCGCCGCCGTTGCGGCGCAGCTGTCGCCCAGCGCGCGCGTTACCCGCGGCGTCGCGTTCGCTGTGCTGGGCACCGCGTTCACACTGCGCGCCATCGGCGATGCCGGCTCCGGCACACTGTCCTGGTTTTCCCCGCTGGGGTGGTCACTGCAGGTCAGACCATACGCCGGCGATCGCTGGTGGGTACTGCTGCTGCACCTGGCGATGACAGCCGTGCTCACCGTGCTGGCCTACCGATTGCGAGCCGGCCGCGATGTCGGCGCCGGGCTCATCGCCGAACGCGCCGGTGCCGGCACCGCCGCACCCACGCTGAGCGAGGCCTTCGGGCTCGCATGGCGGCTTGACCGCGGCGCCCTGCTGCTGTGGACCGTCGGCCTGTGCCTGTACGGCCTGGTGATGGGCAGCGTGGTGCACGGCATCGACAACCAGCTGGGTGACAGCACCGCGGTGCGTGACATCGTAACCCGGATGGGCGGCAGCAGCGCGCTGGAGCAAGCCTTCGTTGCGTTGGCCTTCACCATGATTGGCATGGTGGCCGCGGCATTCGCAGTCTCGCTGACCTTGCGACTCCACCAGGAGGAAACCGGGCTACGCGCCGAGACCCTGCTGGCCGGGGCCGTTTCCCGGACTCGTTGGCTGTCAAGTCATTTGGTGATGGCCCTGGCCGGATCGGCGGCGGCAATCCTCGTCTCGGGAGTAACGGCCGGACTCGCCTACGGCGCGGCGGCGGGCGACGTCGGCGGCAGGTTGCCCACCGTGGTGGGAGCGGCGGCGGTACAGCTACCCGCCGTCTGGCTGCTGGCCGCGGTGACCGTCGGGTTGTTCGGAGTTGTACCGCGGTTCGCGCCGGTGGCGTGGGGCGTGCTTGTCTCCTTCATCGCGTTGTACCTGCTTGGTTCGTTGTCGGGATTCCCGCAGTGGTTGCTCAACCTGGAACCGTTCGCGCACACGCCGCGGGTCGGTGGTGGCGACTTCACCGCGATTCCGCTGTTATGGCTGCTGGCCATTGACGTAGTGCTAATTGTGATGGGAGCCATCGCTTTTCGACGGCGTGATCTGCGCTGCTAG
- a CDS encoding PE family protein: MSSFVIATPGFLMAATQDLTTIEQAVGAANATAAGSTTRVLAAAEDEVSAAIARLFGAYGYEYQALSVQAAVFHAQFVQALDAGARAYAAMEAAAAAQLQTLGQDALGLINANTQAVLGRPLIGNGADGTAARPDGGAGGLLYGNGGNGYSPAVAGGSGGRGGAAGLVGNGGAGGNGASGGSGGAGGSGGSLYGTGGAGGNAGAGGIAGNGGAAGLIGTGGAGGIGAGHGVGGAGGQGGLLYGTGGAGGNGGVGGIGGQGGAAGLIGTGGAGGNGAGNGDGGVGGQGGLLYGTGGAGGNGGVGGIGGQGGAAGLIGTGGAGGNGAGNGDGGDGGLGGWLYGTGGAGGNGGVGGIGGQGGAAGLIGTGGAGGNGAGNGDGGDGGSAGLLYGHGGAGGNGGSAAIAGQAGGAGGGGGSASLFGQGGHGGAGGTGAAGQAGGRGGYGGAGGWLGGNGGIGGAGGVGGAGLEGLAAGTGGNGGSGGAGRALVGWSGGAGGAGGAGGAGADGVAGAPNTSGVGAAGGTGGNGGIGGVGGASSALLFGSGGVGGVGGAGGVGGSGGNGLTQVGLNGGTGGTGGTGGNAGAGGAGGAGGFFGTSGDTGAAGTGGSGGAGGNGGDAAGVGPGGAGLRGGDGGQGGQGGSTGLGGVNGNGGRGGNGGAGAAGANGDPAANIHGADGGAGGNGGAGGATGTGGVGGAGGAGGTGGVGGTGGVGGHGVDFATGGTDGGHGGNGGAGGTGGTGGAGGAALAASGVQGAGGSGGNGGVGGIAGDGGEGGAGHADVNNGAGGRGGDGGDAGAGGAGGQGGAGSTQGATGADGLAATSGGNGGNGGRGADAEPVFGQGIPGGTGGTGGAGGNGGSVGNGGTGGDGGNGSAGAAGGTGSFSLGTGEVGGTGGTGGAGGAGGAGGAGGVDAGNGGAGGKGGTGGTGGNGGAGGGPIVFGNPGADGGNGGDGGTGGTGGIGGAGGAGGAALSASGQDGAQGAGGAGGMGGNGGIGANGTDGQNGDASVNNGAGGRGGDGGDAGAGGAGGQGGAGSTQGATGADGLAATSGGNGGNGGRGADAEPVFGQGIPGGTGGTGGAGGNGGSVGNGGTGGDGGNGSAGAAGGTGSFSLGTGEVGGTGGTGGAGGAGGAGGAGGVDAGNGGAGGKGGTGGTGGNGGAGGGPIVFGNPGADGGNGGDGGTGGTGGIGGAGGAGGAALSASGQDGAQGAGGAGGMGGNGGIGANGTDGQNGDATVNNGAGGRGGDGGDAGAGGAGGQGGAGSTQGATGADGLAATSGGNGGNGGRGADATGLGQVGGSGGDGGNGGSVGNGGNGGNGGTGGNGANGTNTINPGQNGGDGHTGGTGGVGGAGGNGGSDAGNGGAGGTGGTGGVGGAGGTGAHGSDGFFGSGADGGDGGDGGNGGTGGTGGAGGAGGIALAASGQNGSQGAGGTGGQGGTSGLPGDGGNGADGGSFFGDGGVGGDGGDGGDPGAVGAGGQGGAGSTQGATGAKGTLPFGPGSPYGNGGSGGDGGNGNGPGAAGGNGGIGGNGGTYGVGGPGGNGGHGATGATGSNGSSGGTTTSPTNGGSGGDGGAGGDGGAGGINGANATITSFITGKVLHVGGQQASGGDGGNGGAGGTGGTGGTGSSAFSGGMGATGGPGGNGGAGGDGGAGSVMGDGGDGGAGGSGGQGGDGGSGVFGQGLGGIGGTGGNGGDGGDGFDAGFAGGAGPGGPGGTANGSSGGPGQPGEPGANLRN, from the coding sequence ATGTCGTCTTTTGTGATCGCGACGCCCGGATTCTTGATGGCGGCCACGCAGGACTTGACCACGATTGAGCAGGCGGTTGGGGCCGCCAATGCGACGGCGGCCGGCTCGACGACACGGGTGCTGGCCGCCGCCGAAGATGAGGTGTCGGCAGCGATCGCAAGGTTGTTTGGCGCCTACGGCTACGAATATCAGGCGCTGAGCGTGCAGGCGGCGGTGTTTCACGCCCAGTTTGTGCAGGCGCTGGATGCCGGTGCTCGGGCGTATGCGGCCATGGAGGCCGCCGCCGCCGCGCAGTTGCAGACCCTGGGGCAGGACGCGCTTGGCCTGATCAACGCCAACACCCAGGCGGTGCTGGGCCGCCCGTTGATCGGCAACGGCGCTGACGGGACGGCCGCCCGCCCCGACGGTGGGGCCGGCGGGCTGCTCTACGGCAACGGCGGCAACGGCTATTCCCCAGCGGTAGCCGGCGGTTCCGGTGGTAGGGGTGGGGCGGCCGGGCTCGTCGGCAACGGCGGTGCCGGCGGCAACGGCGCCAGCGGCGGCAGCGGCGGCGCCGGGGGCAGCGGTGGATCGCTCTACGGCACCGGCGGGGCCGGCGGCAACGCCGGTGCCGGCGGCATCGCCGGCAACGGCGGAGCTGCTGGGCTGATCGGCACCGGCGGAGCGGGCGGCATCGGCGCCGGACACGGCGTCGGTGGTGCGGGCGGTCAGGGTGGATTGCTCTACGGCACCGGCGGAGCCGGGGGCAACGGCGGCGTTGGCGGCATCGGCGGTCAGGGCGGGGCGGCCGGGCTGATCGGCACCGGCGGCGCCGGCGGTAACGGCGCAGGAAACGGCGACGGCGGTGTCGGGGGCCAGGGTGGATTGCTCTACGGCACCGGCGGAGCCGGCGGCAACGGCGGCGTTGGCGGCATCGGCGGTCAGGGCGGGGCGGCCGGGCTGATCGGCACCGGCGGCGCCGGCGGCAACGGCGCAGGAAACGGCGACGGCGGCGACGGCGGCCTCGGCGGATGGCTCTACGGCACCGGCGGAGCCGGGGGCAACGGCGGCGTTGGCGGCATCGGCGGTCAGGGCGGGGCGGCCGGGCTGATCGGCACCGGCGGCGCCGGCGGCAACGGCGCAGGAAATGGCGACGGCGGCGACGGCGGCAGCGCCGGACTGCTGTACGGCCATGGCGGGGCCGGCGGCAATGGCGGGTCCGCCGCTATCGCCGGCCAAGCCGGCGGGGCCGGCGGGGGCGGCGGGTCGGCGTCGTTGTTTGGTCAGGGCGGTCACGGCGGGGCCGGCGGGACCGGGGCGGCCGGTCAGGCCGGCGGGCGCGGCGGTTACGGCGGTGCCGGTGGGTGGCTCGGCGGCAATGGCGGGATCGGCGGTGCTGGCGGCGTGGGCGGGGCCGGCCTCGAAGGCCTCGCCGCCGGAACCGGTGGTAACGGCGGCTCCGGCGGCGCCGGCCGGGCCCTGGTGGGCTGGTCAGGCGGGGCAGGTGGGGCTGGAGGCGCCGGCGGCGCGGGTGCTGACGGGGTCGCGGGTGCTCCCAATACGAGCGGTGTAGGCGCCGCGGGCGGCACCGGTGGCAATGGCGGCATCGGCGGCGTGGGTGGTGCATCCAGTGCGCTGCTGTTCGGTTCCGGTGGTGTCGGCGGTGTCGGCGGTGCCGGCGGGGTAGGCGGCTCGGGCGGCAACGGTCTTACCCAGGTCGGTCTCAATGGCGGCACCGGCGGCACGGGCGGGACGGGGGGTAATGCCGGGGCGGGCGGGGCTGGCGGGGCCGGAGGATTTTTCGGGACATCCGGGGATACGGGCGCCGCGGGCACCGGTGGTAGCGGCGGCGCCGGGGGCAATGGCGGCGACGCCGCGGGAGTGGGCCCGGGCGGCGCCGGTCTACGCGGCGGCGACGGCGGCCAAGGCGGTCAGGGCGGTAGCACGGGCCTCGGAGGCGTCAACGGTAACGGCGGCCGAGGCGGTAACGGAGGAGCCGGCGCGGCCGGCGCGAACGGCGATCCCGCGGCCAACATCCACGGCGCGGACGGCGGTGCCGGTGGCAATGGTGGCGCGGGCGGCGCAACCGGCACCGGCGGGGTCGGCGGAGCCGGCGGGGCCGGCGGGACGGGCGGGGTCGGCGGCACCGGCGGCGTCGGCGGCCACGGCGTCGACTTTGCGACCGGGGGCACCGACGGCGGTCACGGCGGTAACGGTGGGGCCGGCGGGACCGGTGGGACCGGCGGGGCTGGCGGGGCCGCTTTGGCGGCCTCGGGAGTACAGGGCGCCGGCGGATCGGGTGGTAACGGCGGGGTCGGCGGCATCGCCGGTGACGGCGGTGAAGGCGGAGCCGGTCATGCGGATGTCAACAACGGTGCTGGCGGTCGCGGCGGCGACGGCGGTGACGCGGGCGCCGGTGGTGCCGGCGGCCAAGGCGGGGCCGGCTCCACCCAAGGCGCCACCGGCGCCGACGGCCTCGCGGCCACCAGCGGCGGCAACGGCGGCAACGGCGGCAGGGGCGCCGACGCCGAACCCGTGTTCGGCCAAGGCATCCCCGGCGGCACCGGCGGTACCGGCGGCGCCGGCGGCAACGGCGGGTCGGTCGGCAACGGCGGCACCGGCGGCGACGGCGGCAACGGCAGCGCCGGCGCTGCGGGTGGAACTGGTTCCTTCAGCCTCGGAACCGGTGAAGTGGGCGGCACCGGTGGCACTGGTGGGGCCGGCGGCGCCGGTGGGGCCGGTGGCGCTGGCGGCGTAGACGCCGGCAACGGCGGCGCTGGCGGGAAAGGCGGCACCGGCGGTACCGGCGGTAACGGCGGGGCCGGAGGGGGCCCCATAGTCTTCGGCAATCCAGGTGCCGACGGCGGCAACGGCGGCGACGGCGGCACCGGCGGGACGGGCGGGATCGGTGGAGCCGGCGGGGCTGGTGGGGCCGCGTTGTCGGCCTCGGGCCAGGACGGCGCCCAAGGCGCCGGCGGGGCCGGAGGTATGGGCGGCAACGGCGGCATCGGAGCCAACGGCACCGACGGCCAGAACGGCGACGCAAGCGTCAACAACGGGGCCGGCGGTCGCGGCGGCGACGGCGGTGACGCCGGCGCCGGTGGTGCCGGCGGCCAAGGCGGGGCCGGCTCCACCCAAGGCGCCACCGGCGCCGACGGCCTCGCGGCCACCAGCGGCGGCAACGGCGGCAACGGCGGCAGGGGCGCCGACGCCGAACCCGTGTTCGGCCAAGGCATCCCCGGCGGCACCGGCGGTACCGGCGGCGCCGGCGGCAACGGCGGGTCGGTCGGCAACGGCGGCACCGGCGGCGACGGCGGCAACGGCAGCGCCGGCGCTGCGGGTGGAACTGGTTCCTTCAGCCTCGGAACCGGTGAAGTGGGCGGCACCGGTGGCACTGGTGGGGCCGGCGGCGCCGGTGGGGCCGGTGGCGCTGGCGGCGTAGACGCCGGCAACGGCGGCGCCGGCGGGAAAGGCGGCACCGGCGGTACCGGCGGTAACGGCGGGGCCGGAGGGGGCCCCATAGTCTTCGGCAATCCAGGTGCCGACGGCGGCAACGGCGGCGACGGCGGCACCGGCGGGACGGGCGGGATCGGTGGAGCCGGCGGGGCTGGTGGGGCCGCGTTGTCGGCCTCGGGCCAGGACGGCGCCCAAGGCGCCGGCGGGGCCGGAGGTATGGGCGGCAACGGCGGCATCGGAGCCAACGGCACCGACGGCCAGAACGGCGACGCAACCGTCAACAACGGTGCCGGCGGTCGCGGCGGCGACGGCGGTGACGCCGGCGCCGGTGGTGCCGGCGGCCAAGGCGGGGCCGGCTCCACCCAAGGCGCCACCGGCGCCGACGGCCTCGCGGCCACCAGCGGCGGCAACGGCGGCAACGGCGGCAGGGGTGCCGACGCCACCGGCCTCGGCCAGGTCGGGGGTAGCGGCGGGGACGGCGGCAACGGCGGGTCGGTCGGCAACGGCGGCAACGGCGGCAACGGCGGCACCGGCGGCAACGGAGCTAACGGCACCAACACAATCAACCCCGGCCAGAACGGAGGTGACGGCCACACCGGCGGCACCGGCGGAGTCGGCGGGGCAGGCGGCAACGGCGGCAGCGACGCCGGCAACGGTGGCGCTGGTGGCACGGGCGGCACCGGCGGGGTCGGGGGCGCCGGCGGGACCGGTGCCCACGGCTCGGACGGTTTCTTCGGCAGCGGTGCCGATGGCGGTGACGGCGGTGACGGCGGTAACGGCGGGACGGGCGGGACCGGCGGCGCCGGTGGAGCGGGCGGGATCGCGTTGGCGGCCTCCGGCCAGAACGGCTCCCAAGGCGCCGGGGGGACCGGAGGTCAGGGCGGGACTAGCGGCTTACCGGGTGATGGCGGCAACGGCGCGGACGGCGGGAGCTTTTTCGGGGACGGCGGCGTCGGCGGAGACGGCGGTGACGGCGGTGATCCCGGTGCAGTGGGCGCTGGCGGTCAAGGCGGGGCCGGCTCTACCCAAGGCGCGACTGGAGCCAAGGGCACCCTCCCCTTCGGTCCTGGCAGCCCGTACGGCAATGGCGGCAGCGGCGGGGACGGCGGCAACGGCAACGGCCCCGGAGCTGCGGGAGGTAACGGCGGGATCGGCGGCAACGGCGGCACGTACGGCGTCGGCGGCCCTGGTGGCAATGGCGGCCACGGCGCCACGGGCGCCACCGGCAGCAATGGGAGCAGCGGCGGCACCACGACCTCGCCCACCAACGGTGGCAGCGGCGGCGACGGTGGCGCCGGAGGAGATGGCGGCGCCGGCGGAATCAACGGTGCTAATGCGACGATTACCAGCTTCATAACAGGAAAGGTTCTCCACGTCGGTGGACAGCAAGCCTCGGGTGGCGACGGCGGGAATGGCGGAGCCGGCGGCACCGGCGGCACCGGGGGCACCGGCAGCTCCGCGTTTAGCGGCGGCATGGGCGCCACCGGGGGTCCTGGCGGAAACGGCGGCGCCGGCGGCGATGGTGGCGCAGGCAGCGTCATGGGCGATGGCGGCGACGGTGGGGCCGGGGGCAGCGGCGGCCAGGGCGGCGACGGTGGCAGTGGAGTCTTCGGTCAAGGCCTGGGCGGCATTGGTGGGACTGGCGGTAATGGCGGTGACGGCGGCGACGGTTTTGATGCCGGTTTCGCCGGTGGCGCCGGTCCCGGCGGCCCGGGCGGTACAGCTAATGGCAGCTCAGGCGGGCCCGGCCAACCCGGCGAACCGGGTGCTAATTTGCGAAATTGA